In the genome of Balneolaceae bacterium, one region contains:
- a CDS encoding response regulator transcription factor, with product MINIGIVEDNVKIRNLIQRFLDMQESMSCKTAVDSVEEMLDHLKEYDPPDVILMDIQLPGMSGIKGIEIIKKNYPDVEIIMLTVYHDSHKIFDSLVAGASGYLLKHTSLPEIKESIENLVAGGAPMSPQIARKVIEHFNKPKPEKKPKSDLTAREQDIVNGLVDGLSYKLIADRYDISIDTVRAHIRNIYKKLHVNSKAEVIAKSLRGEI from the coding sequence ATGATTAATATTGGAATTGTAGAAGATAATGTGAAGATCAGGAATTTAATTCAGAGATTCCTCGACATGCAGGAGTCAATGAGTTGCAAAACCGCTGTGGATTCAGTGGAAGAGATGCTCGATCATCTCAAAGAATACGATCCGCCTGATGTAATTTTAATGGATATCCAGTTGCCGGGAATGTCAGGGATTAAGGGAATAGAGATCATCAAAAAAAATTACCCGGATGTGGAGATTATTATGCTAACGGTGTACCACGATTCGCATAAAATTTTTGATTCGCTGGTTGCCGGCGCTTCCGGGTACCTGTTAAAACATACGTCTCTGCCCGAAATCAAAGAATCGATAGAAAACCTTGTGGCCGGAGGTGCTCCGATGTCTCCGCAGATTGCGCGAAAAGTAATTGAACATTTTAATAAGCCCAAGCCTGAAAAGAAACCAAAAAGTGATTTAACAGCCAGGGAACAGGATATTGTAAACGGACTTGTGGATGGGCTAAGCTATAAATTGATCGCCGACAGGTACGATATTTCTATTGATACCGTTCGTGCTCACATTCGAAACATTTACAAGAAACTACACGTTAATTCTAAAGCAGAGGTAATTGCAAAATCCCTGCGTGGTGAAATTTAG